A region of the Acidobacteriota bacterium genome:
GCCAGGAAAGCAGCCAAGAAGAAGACCACCCGCAAGAAGAAGACCACCCGCAAGGCCGCTCCCAAGCGCGGTGGCAAGAAGAAGGCCGCCAGCAAGGAGATGCTCCTCGTCGGCAGCAAGGTGAAGGCCGCCCTGCGCGAAGCCGGTGTCAACGTCTCCGCCGACGCCCCCGCGGCACTCAACGAGGTCGTCTACTGGTACGTCGAGCAGGCTGTCAAGCGCGCCGCCGCCAACGGCCGCAAGACCGTCCGCCCCTACGACTTCGTCGTCTGATCTCACGCCGGGGGCGGTCGGTTCATCCTGGAGCCCCGCCCCCTACGACTTCTCCCCAACCACACCCCGGATTCCCGATGCCTGCTCCGGCGGTCCCGGCTTTTCCGTTCCCGCGTGCAGCCGATGCGTGATCGGCTGATCGGGGCTCTTCTTTTTCTGCCGGTCCCTTTCGTCCTCTACCTGCTGACCCGGCATCCCCTGGGCGTTTTCTACTCGGTGGGCCTGGCCCTGGCGCTGATGCTCACCCATCGCTTCTACGCCCGCCCCTGGGCACGCAGGCGGGCCGTACATCGCTGCCTGTGGTGTGGCGGCAGCGCCCCCGAAGGGCCGCTGGTGGTGATCCAGGAGCCGCGGGAACTGACCACCTGGCGCTGCTGCCGCGGCTACCACGGCCTCGACCTGCGGGCCACGCTGGATCGGGCCTGGCGACTGCGCACGTGGTTGCGAGTGACGATCTTCACAGGCATCGGCGTCGTGGTGGCCCTGCCCCTGGCCGGGGCCTTCGGCGCCTGGGAGGGCTTCCAGGCCGCCGACGCTGTCGCCGCCTTCCGCCTTCTGGTGGCCCTGGCGGTGTTGCCTCTCGCGTGGCCGGGGACCCGCCGCGGCCCGATGCCGGAAAAACCGTTGCCCTCGCCTTTCCCTGTGCACATCCAGGCCCTGATCGGCTCGCGGGCCGTCCTCTGGCTTTTCCGCCTGGTCGGCGTCCTCTGGCTGGGACTCGGCCTGCTCCATGTGGCGAAGCGGAGCGGAATCGTCTAGATCTTCCCCGTGAACAGCAGCCGGCGCAGCGCACTTCTTCTCATCGGCAGCGAGCTTCTCTCGGGGCGCGTGCAGGACGAAAACTTGCGCTTTCTGGCCCGGGAACTGTGGGAATTGGGTGTCAGCGTGGAACGGGCCGTGATGGTCGGTGACGACATCGAAGAGATCGCGACCACCCTCTCGGCCCTCGCGGACCGGCACGACTGGGTCTTCACCACCGGGGGCATCGGTCCGACCCACGACGACCTGACCATCGACGCGGTGGCCCGCGCCTTCGGCGTCGAAGTCGTGACCGCCCCCCGGCTCGAGCAACTGATTCGTGCGCGCTGGGGAGACCGGACCACGGCGGCGCACCTGCGCATGGCCCGCGTGCCCCGGGGCGCGGTCCTCGAGGGCGGCGACCAGCCGGGATGGCCCACCGTACGGATGGAAAACGTGGTGATCCTCCCCGGTGTTCCGGCCATTCTCCGGCGCAAGTTCCAGGCCTTGCGGGAGCGTTTCCGCTGCGGCAGGTTTCACCGGCGTTCCGTGGCCTACGCCGCTGAAGAAGTGGACCTGGCGCCGATCCTGGAGCGCGTGGCCGCAAAGCATCCCGCGGTCCGCATCGGTTCCTACCCCCAGGAAGATCACGTGCTGATCACCCTCGAAGGAAGGGACGATCCGCAGGTGCAGGCCGCCGCGCGAACCCTGGAAGCGGCCACCGGCGATCTGCCCCGTTTTTGACGGATTTCGCCCGGACTTGCCCGGCCGGAACTCCGGCACCAAATTGACCCCTGTCTGGTTTCGGAAGGTTCCGACCCAGTGCCAGCAGGAGGTCGCCTCCATGTCGTGGCCGACGAGCAGCAAGCCGCCCGAGCCCCCCTCTCCCGCCGAGCGCTGGTTCCGACTCGGTGCCCAGCTCGTTCGCGAAGAGCGCTACCACGAGGCGCTCTCCCCTCTCGAGCAAGCCCTCTCCGCCTCGGTGGAGACCCCCGACGCGCCTTTCCTGAGGACGTTGCGCTCCCACTACGGGCTGACCATCGCCATGACCCGGGGAGACATCCGCCGCGGGCGTCGGCTCTGCGAGGAAGCGATCCTGCGCGGCCCGTTCGAGCCTCACCTCTACGCCAACCTGGCGCGACTCTACCTGCGCGCCCAGCGCAAGGACCTGGCGGCGCAGACCGTGGCCACCGCCCTCCGCCTGGCTCCCGACGACCCCCAACTGGCGAACCTGGCTCGTCGCATCGGTCTGCGCCGTGAGCCGATCTTCTCCTTCCTCGAGCGCAGCCATCCCCTCAACCGGCTGGTGGGCAAGCTCCGCCACCGCCTCGAGACGACCTTGCAGCATTCCTGAGCCGCCGGGCGACACCCGGCGGCGGCGGCAACTACTCGTCGAAGTAGAGGCGGGTCGAGAACGCGCCACGGAAATCGCCCAGCATGTAACCCCGGGCGTGGTCCTGGGGATAGCGTTCATCGAGAATCCGGCGCACCTGGGGATCGAGACTCTCACTGGGACCGTGGCAGAGCAGGCAGGCGGCTTCCACGACTATCGGCTTGAAATAGTGCACGCCTCGCCGCTCCCCCTCCTCGATGGGAACGAAGAGTTCTTCGGCCGGTTGGCCCTCGACATGAAGCTGCTCGAGGCGGGCGAGATACTCGGCCTCGAAATCGGTCGGCGCATCCCCCGGATGGCGCGCCTTGAAAGATATGCGTCGCAGCACGAGCTGATCGCTGGATTTTTCCAGGGCCAGCTTCGGGGCCACCTGCGAGCAGACATCGATCGCCGCGGCCGGCCCCTTCTCGGAGAGTTCCTTGACCAGCACCGCCTTGAGAGCGCCCCCGAAATCCACGGTCGCCTCCCGCAGACGCTGGCGCACCGCCTCCGGAATCTCCTCGGCCGTTGCGCTCACCTCTTTCGCCGGGGCCGCGGCGACCGCGGCTTCCTCTTCCTTCCCGGAAGGGGTCGAGGTGCAGGCCCCGGCCAGGACCAGGGACGCCAGGGCGAAGAACAGGATGGTGTGCGAGGTCTTCATGGGCTGTCTCCCTGGCGCGGATCGGCCGCCGAGTCGATGGCCGGCAGGATGCGGCCGGTCACCTCGCCGAAACCGACGCGGAAGCCGTCACCCTGGGCCCAGCCAGTCAGTGTCATGGTATCGCCGTCCTCGAGAAACTTGCGCTCCTCGCCGCTTTCCAGCCGCAGCGGCTCGGTGCCCCGCCAGGTGAGTTCGAGCAGGCTGCCCCGGGATTCCCGAGTGGCGCCGCTGATCGTACCGGAAGCCATCAAGTCGCCCGGCTGCACGGGACAGCCTCCCACGGTGTGGTGGGCGAGCTGCTGGCAGATGTTCCAGTAGAGAGTGCGGTAGTTACCCCGTCCGATGACCTGGGGGCGATCCATGCGCTCGGTGGCCAGCAGGGTCTCGAGCCGTACGTCGTAGGACCATGGTTCGGGGGAGCGCAGGTAGGGCAGGGGCTCGAACTCCGGCTCGGGCCCGGCGCAGCGGAAGGGCTCGAGAGCCTCGAGAGTCACCACCCAGGGCGAGATGGAAGTAGCGAAGTTCTTGGCCAGGAAAGGCCCCAGGGGCTGGTACTCCCACTTCTGGATGTCCCGGGCCGACCAGTCGTTGACCAGCACCAGGCCGAAGATGTGATCGCCCGCACGCTCGATGGGGATCGGCTCGCCCATGGCGTTACCCGGCCCCACGAAGAAGCCCATCTCGAACTCGTGATCGAGGAGCCGGGTGGGACCGAAGACGGGCCGCTGAGCGCCGGGAGGCATCATCTGGCCCCGGGGCCGCCGGATCGGCGTTCCGCTGATCACCACCGAACTGGCCCGGCCGTGGTAGGCCACCGGCAGGTGCAGCCAGTTTTCCAGCAGCGCGTTGTCCTTGCCGCGAAACATGGTGCCCACGTTGGTGGCGTGCTCCCGGGAGGAATAAAAATCCGTGTAGTCGCCGATGCGGGCGGGAAGACGCAATTCCACGGCGCCCAGGGGCAGCAGGGCCCGATCCCTCACCGCCTGATCGTCCCGCAGCTCGGCCACGTCCTCCCGCAGCAGATGCTGCAGGCGCCTTCGCACGGCGCTCCAGGCCGGGCGGCCCCGGGCCATGAAGGCGTTGAGGGCATCCCGGGCGAAGATCCCCTGCCCCGCCACGGGAGTCGAATCGAGCAATCCCGCCTCGTCGAGCACCGACAGGTCGCAGACCATCTCGCCGATGGCCACGCCGACCCGGGGGGCGCCGCCGGCAGTGGGAACGAAAACCCCGTAGGGAAGATTCTGAATCGGAAAATGGGACTCGGCGGACACCTCCACGAAGGAACGCAGGTCTGCCGTGGGGTAGGAATCGTGGCTCATGATCGTTGTTTCTCCATGACGGGAACCCATGGCCCGGGTCACAAATGCCCCAGTTGCCTGAGATCTTCCCGGGGCTCGTCGAAACTGCAACTCCCGAAACTGGTGACCCGGCGGCGGCGCGCGACGACCACCTGTTCGGCCGTGGCCGCCAGATCACGCCAGCGGAACACCGCGCCGTCGAAGACGAAGGCCGATGGGTCTTCCTCCGCGACGATCCGGCGCACCGCCTGCTCGTCGAGATCGTGAACGTCGAGCAGCACACCGGCACCGAAGACGTTCAGAAAACCGTGCTCGTAGACCCCCAGGTCCGGGCGGAAATGGCGTAGGGGGTGGTGCAGGCCGGCGGTGGCCTTCATCGCCACACCGGCCCGACGACAGGCCAGCAGCGCGGCGACCACCAGGTCGACGTCGGGGTACAGCCCGGCCTCGACCCCGCCGCAGCGCAGCTTGAAACCGCCCTCGAGAAAGCGTCCCCCCGGTGCGGAGCGCCGGACCGCCAGCTCGCCCAGGGCTTCGACGGTCGCCTGCACATCCCGGATCGCGGTCGGATCCCGCGGCGTCAGGGCCGCCTCGAAGAACACCCCGGCGGGAGCCGACAAGTGTTCGTCGAGGGCCGCGGCATAGTCTTCGAGGCCGGCCACCGGTGCTGCGGGGACCGGCGGCAGCTTCTGCTCGAAGACGTCGGGCTCCACTCGGTCACCGCCGTCGTCGAGGGCCTTGGCCACTTTCCCGGCCACGGCGATCGCCGCCTGCGGCAGGGCTTCCCAGCGCTCCGGAGCGGCCGAGAGGACGGAAAGGAGCCAGGGCCGGGACGGGTCTCCCGCCTCTCGGCGCAGCGGCAACAATTCGGAAAGGCGGGTTGCGGGGATGATCAGGCGGCCGAGCATCCAGGCCTCCGATCCCCGGAGGTATGCGGCGTAGTTGCGGGCCGTGGTGTCGAGGTCGAGGGCGGCGGGAGGAAAAAGCCCCGCGTAGTCCACCAGCCCCGCCAGAAAGGCCCGTGCGCTCTCCTGCATGGGTTCTCCCTCGGAGTTTCCGAAGCCACCGGGCTTACGACCCGGCCGGGTCAGTATTGCGGATGGTAGCACCAGGATCCCTCCGCCACCGGCCACCAAGACGCTACCGCCCCTCCTCCCTGCCCTCCGCCTCGTCTTCGTAGTAGGTCTCCCGCCCCCCGGGCCGGGGCACGCGCCAGCGGCCGGGACCGACGGGCTCGAGCCAGCTCACCGGCACCTTGCCGCCCCCGTCCGGGGGGTCGAGCACGTAGGTCGGCATCGCGGGACCGGGCAAGGCCTCCCGAAGACGGCGGACGATCTGCAATCCCCGCGCAATGGGGAGTCGAAACCGGCGGGTACCCGCCACCCGGTCGGGATGATGCAGGTAATAGGGCTTGACGCCCCGCTCGTAGAGTCCCCCGAAAAGCTCCGCCAGCACGGCCGCATCGTCGTTGACCCCGGCGAGCAGCACGCTCTGGGCCAGCAGCGGCACGCCGTGGCGCATCAGGGTCCGGAACGCCCGGTCGCTGGTCTCCCGGAGCTCCCGGGGGTGGGTGGCGTGAATCACCGTCCACACGGGCCCCGGCCGAGCGCCGCCGAGCCAGGCCGCCAGATCCCCGGTGATGCGATCGGGCTGGTGGATCGGCGCCCGCGTATGCAGGCGCAGGGTCCTGAGCTTCGGGATGCGACCGAGGGCCTCCAGCAGGCCGACCAGGCGGGCATCGGGCAGAACCAGCGGATCCCCGCCGGAAAGGATCACCTCCCGCACGCCCTCGAGCCGCGCGATGGTCGCCACCGCCTGCTCCAGGTCCGCCTCTCCCGGCTCGGCGGCCTCGCCGGCTCGGAAGCAGAATCGACAGTAGAAGTGGCAGCGGCGCGTCACGAGCAGGAGGGCGCGGTCCGGATACTTTCGGATCACCAGGGGATGGGGCCGCCCGGCACCCTCGCCGACGGGATCCGCCAGCGCCCCGGCATCGCCTTCCAGCTCCTCGGGATCGGGCCAGGCGATCCGGCGGAGCGGGTCGGCGGGATCGTCGGGGTCGATCAGGGAGAAGTACTCCGCCGGAAAGCGCAGGGGCAGGCGACGGGCGGCCCGGCGAACCCGGGGACCGAGAGTCTCACCCAGGCGTGCGGCGGCCTGCTCGAGGGGGAGGGCGCCGGAGGGAGCCGGGGAGGAAGGAGGCAGGGGGCGCATGGCTGAAAGGGTCTCCTGGGGGGATAATCCGGCTTCGCCTCTGGCTTGGCCGTGGTAGATTCTCCGCCTTGTGGGCGGCGTCTCCATACCGCCTGGTATT
Encoded here:
- a CDS encoding molybdopterin-binding protein; the encoded protein is MNSSRRSALLLIGSELLSGRVQDENLRFLARELWELGVSVERAVMVGDDIEEIATTLSALADRHDWVFTTGGIGPTHDDLTIDAVARAFGVEVVTAPRLEQLIRARWGDRTTAAHLRMARVPRGAVLEGGDQPGWPTVRMENVVILPGVPAILRRKFQALRERFRCGRFHRRSVAYAAEEVDLAPILERVAAKHPAVRIGSYPQEDHVLITLEGRDDPQVQAAARTLEAATGDLPRF
- a CDS encoding tetratricopeptide repeat protein; the encoded protein is MSWPTSSKPPEPPSPAERWFRLGAQLVREERYHEALSPLEQALSASVETPDAPFLRTLRSHYGLTIAMTRGDIRRGRRLCEEAILRGPFEPHLYANLARLYLRAQRKDLAAQTVATALRLAPDDPQLANLARRIGLRREPIFSFLERSHPLNRLVGKLRHRLETTLQHS
- a CDS encoding DUF3365 domain-containing protein produces the protein MKTSHTILFFALASLVLAGACTSTPSGKEEEAAVAAAPAKEVSATAEEIPEAVRQRLREATVDFGGALKAVLVKELSEKGPAAAIDVCSQVAPKLALEKSSDQLVLRRISFKARHPGDAPTDFEAEYLARLEQLHVEGQPAEELFVPIEEGERRGVHYFKPIVVEAACLLCHGPSESLDPQVRRILDERYPQDHARGYMLGDFRGAFSTRLYFDE
- the fahA gene encoding fumarylacetoacetase, which produces MSHDSYPTADLRSFVEVSAESHFPIQNLPYGVFVPTAGGAPRVGVAIGEMVCDLSVLDEAGLLDSTPVAGQGIFARDALNAFMARGRPAWSAVRRRLQHLLREDVAELRDDQAVRDRALLPLGAVELRLPARIGDYTDFYSSREHATNVGTMFRGKDNALLENWLHLPVAYHGRASSVVISGTPIRRPRGQMMPPGAQRPVFGPTRLLDHEFEMGFFVGPGNAMGEPIPIERAGDHIFGLVLVNDWSARDIQKWEYQPLGPFLAKNFATSISPWVVTLEALEPFRCAGPEPEFEPLPYLRSPEPWSYDVRLETLLATERMDRPQVIGRGNYRTLYWNICQQLAHHTVGGCPVQPGDLMASGTISGATRESRGSLLELTWRGTEPLRLESGEERKFLEDGDTMTLTGWAQGDGFRVGFGEVTGRILPAIDSAADPRQGDSP
- a CDS encoding KamA family radical SAM protein, which gives rise to MRPLPPSSPAPSGALPLEQAAARLGETLGPRVRRAARRLPLRFPAEYFSLIDPDDPADPLRRIAWPDPEELEGDAGALADPVGEGAGRPHPLVIRKYPDRALLLVTRRCHFYCRFCFRAGEAAEPGEADLEQAVATIARLEGVREVILSGGDPLVLPDARLVGLLEALGRIPKLRTLRLHTRAPIHQPDRITGDLAAWLGGARPGPVWTVIHATHPRELRETSDRAFRTLMRHGVPLLAQSVLLAGVNDDAAVLAELFGGLYERGVKPYYLHHPDRVAGTRRFRLPIARGLQIVRRLREALPGPAMPTYVLDPPDGGGKVPVSWLEPVGPGRWRVPRPGGRETYYEDEAEGREEGR